In Thermodesulfovibrio aggregans, the following proteins share a genomic window:
- the cobD gene encoding threonine-phosphate decarboxylase CobD, translated as MKHGGDIYTASEFIKKSLYEIIDMSSSVNPLPLPEKIKRKIIENIPLLHKYPDTEARAFRKTLSELYSVPFENIVCGNGSTELIYLIVRALKPESVLILEPTFTEYERACRINEIKSVKRVFTINQDEIFKKLKKEIEKTRFDMVFICNPNNPTGWILDKREILKLASNNKNSIFLIDEAFIDFVPDQSLIRESVSSNIVVLRSLTKFYGLAGLRFGYAVGKSEIIKKIKTYRYPWSINSLAQWIAEDIIRDEDFKNKSLEYFKRQKDFFEYSLNELKLNYFPSVANFYLIEIQKKGIFQFMLEKGILIRNCSDFYGLNESFIRVSVKTSTENERFFRELKKFLGILE; from the coding sequence ATGAAACACGGAGGTGATATTTATACTGCTTCAGAGTTTATAAAGAAGTCCCTCTACGAGATAATAGATATGAGCTCTTCTGTTAATCCTCTTCCTTTGCCTGAAAAAATAAAAAGAAAGATTATTGAAAATATTCCACTTCTTCACAAATATCCTGACACTGAAGCACGAGCTTTTAGAAAAACTCTATCTGAACTTTATAGCGTTCCTTTTGAAAATATTGTATGCGGAAATGGTTCGACAGAGCTGATTTATCTTATAGTCAGAGCATTAAAGCCTGAGTCTGTTTTAATCTTAGAGCCAACATTTACAGAATATGAAAGAGCCTGTAGAATAAATGAGATAAAGAGTGTTAAAAGAGTTTTTACAATTAATCAGGATGAAATTTTTAAAAAACTCAAGAAAGAAATTGAAAAAACAAGATTTGATATGGTTTTTATCTGCAACCCTAACAATCCAACGGGGTGGATTTTAGATAAAAGGGAAATACTTAAGCTCGCTTCTAATAATAAAAATAGCATTTTTTTAATAGATGAAGCTTTTATTGATTTTGTCCCTGATCAGAGTCTTATCAGAGAGTCAGTATCATCAAATATAGTAGTTTTGCGTTCTCTTACAAAATTTTATGGACTTGCTGGATTGAGATTCGGTTATGCTGTAGGAAAATCTGAAATTATTAAAAAAATCAAAACCTATAGATATCCCTGGAGCATAAACAGTCTTGCCCAATGGATAGCAGAAGATATAATAAGAGATGAGGATTTTAAAAATAAGAGTTTAGAATATTTCAAGAGACAGAAGGATTTTTTTGAGTACTCACTTAATGAACTTAAACTCAACTATTTCCCATCTGTAGCAAATTTCTATCTCATTGAAATACAAAAGAAAGGTATTTTTCAGTTTATGCTTGAAAAAGGAATTCTTATAAGGAACTGTTCAGATTTTTATGGACTCAATGAAAGCTTTATAAGAGTCTCTGTAAAAACCAGCACCGAGAATGAGAGATTTTTTAGAGAGTTGAAAAAGTTTTTAGGGATTTTAGAATGA
- a CDS encoding TonB-dependent receptor plug domain-containing protein: MIFLFILFIVFLFCQPILAEDKQLEELVVTASRIEEPKKDVTYSVQVITQEDIKNSTAKNAGDLITEAAIGHVHKYPGLSTRSIGLRGFRTDLFDDLKSRVLVLINGNRAGTVNLATIPVDDIERIEILKGPASVLYGSSAMGGVINIITKQGSEGIHGSAEGQAGSWQFWKTGGELNGKKGDFDFYISASRSAIDDYSAKNYGKIENTGYNDESVSARFGYSFFDKQHISFGFQHWKGWDIGSPGARYSPDPDDYNDIERNRFDLEYKTETLKAGYYFNRERNEYHEGTARGNSNITLKKTTTQGASIQKIFSIDEHRIIIGGQWDRIEVKSSTSTGAPYNPNSEYDSYGLFTEGRLSLFNKKLLLNAGIRYDYFENEILPTEGITNLKPRKENLDHLTIRGGILYRITDNFSIKANAGTAFRAPAPDELASDYVSSWGTHYIGNPDLKPEKSKSYDMGVSYAKDFFNAELTFFHSEFKDKILSYYDSVLNAQTFRNVEGATIQGIEGSLSYDIGLGIGLNFSLKPFINFTYNTRYSSKDEVEIQRYGKTLQYTPKCTASFGIMAEKDKWDLRLIANYTGDEKVTDWNPSSKNYGKVVDKSDFTVVNLKGSYRALKNLELTLSVENLFDRAYEYVQYYPMPRRTITGGVKWLF, encoded by the coding sequence ATGATTTTCCTTTTTATCCTTTTTATTGTCTTTCTTTTTTGTCAACCAATCTTAGCAGAGGACAAACAACTTGAAGAGCTCGTTGTAACAGCCTCAAGAATTGAAGAACCAAAAAAGGATGTTACTTACTCTGTTCAGGTTATAACTCAGGAAGATATTAAAAATTCTACTGCAAAGAATGCTGGAGACCTGATTACAGAAGCGGCAATCGGTCATGTTCATAAATATCCGGGATTATCAACAAGGAGTATCGGATTAAGAGGCTTCAGGACAGACCTTTTTGATGACCTTAAAAGCAGGGTCCTTGTTCTTATAAATGGAAATCGTGCAGGAACAGTAAATCTTGCAACAATACCTGTTGATGATATAGAGAGGATTGAAATACTTAAAGGACCTGCATCAGTTCTTTACGGTTCTTCAGCAATGGGTGGTGTAATCAACATAATCACAAAGCAGGGCTCAGAAGGCATACATGGTTCAGCTGAAGGGCAAGCTGGTTCATGGCAGTTCTGGAAAACAGGAGGCGAATTAAATGGCAAAAAAGGAGATTTTGATTTTTATATTTCAGCCAGCCGTTCTGCAATTGATGATTATTCTGCAAAAAATTATGGGAAAATAGAAAACACTGGTTACAATGATGAATCTGTCTCAGCCCGTTTTGGGTACAGTTTTTTTGATAAACAACATATATCTTTTGGATTTCAGCACTGGAAAGGATGGGATATTGGCTCACCTGGAGCAAGATACTCACCGGACCCTGATGATTACAATGACATTGAAAGAAACAGATTTGATTTAGAGTATAAAACAGAAACATTGAAAGCTGGATATTATTTTAACAGGGAAAGAAATGAATATCACGAAGGAACTGCAAGAGGAAATTCAAACATTACTTTAAAAAAGACAACCACTCAGGGAGCAAGTATTCAGAAGATATTTTCAATAGATGAACACAGAATTATTATTGGAGGGCAGTGGGACAGAATAGAAGTTAAAAGCTCAACAAGCACAGGTGCTCCTTACAATCCCAACTCAGAGTATGACAGCTACGGTTTGTTTACTGAGGGAAGATTAAGTCTTTTCAATAAAAAACTACTGTTAAATGCAGGAATCCGTTATGACTATTTTGAAAATGAAATACTGCCAACAGAAGGCATTACAAATCTAAAACCGAGAAAAGAAAATCTTGACCATTTAACCATAAGAGGAGGCATTTTATACAGAATTACGGATAATTTTTCAATAAAAGCAAATGCTGGCACTGCTTTCAGAGCACCTGCACCTGATGAGCTCGCATCTGATTATGTTTCTTCATGGGGAACTCATTACATAGGAAATCCAGATTTAAAACCAGAAAAAAGTAAGTCCTATGATATGGGAGTTTCTTATGCAAAAGATTTCTTCAATGCTGAGCTTACATTTTTTCATTCTGAATTCAAGGATAAAATTCTGAGCTATTATGACAGCGTTCTTAATGCTCAGACCTTTAGAAATGTTGAAGGAGCAACTATTCAGGGTATAGAAGGAAGCCTTTCATACGATATTGGCCTGGGTATAGGGCTAAATTTTTCGCTTAAGCCTTTTATCAACTTTACCTATAATACGAGATACTCAAGTAAGGATGAGGTAGAGATCCAAAGATATGGAAAAACCCTTCAATACACACCAAAATGCACTGCTTCATTTGGAATCATGGCAGAAAAGGATAAATGGGATTTAAGGTTAATCGCAAACTACACAGGAGATGAAAAAGTTACTGATTGGAATCCTTCATCTAAAAATTATGGAAAAGTTGTTGATAAAAGCGATTTTACTGTGGTAAATCTTAAAGGCTCATACAGAGCATTAAAAAATCTTGAGCTCACACTATCTGTAGAAAACCTCTTTGACAGAGCCTATGAGTATGTTCAGTATTATCCAATGCCAAGAAGAACAATTACTGGAGGGGTTAAATGGCTATTTTAA
- a CDS encoding cobyric acid synthase, whose translation MAKLLMIQGTSSGCGKSLIVTALCRIAKNRGIKVAPFKAQNMSLQSFVTEEGGEIGLAQAIQAEASGIIPSFHMNPVLLKPAGEQGIQVVVRGKLYKTLKADDFHSEKGKLWDAVKESLDYMCKEYELLIIEGAGSPAEINLLENDIVNMAVAEYLKAPVIIVGDIDRGGVFASLYGTVKLLDKYESLIKGFIINKFRGYTDILSPGIKKLEDMIKKPCLGVIPYLDETGISDEDGVSVKLSNLSNLKSDTAVKIVVLRLRHISNFSDFDPLRFEPDAELIYSLRKEDLINADIIIIPGSKKTFEDLKLLRELKIDETMKELIKNEVEVIGICGGFQMLGEKLTDSDMVESPLREFEGLGFLPIRTVFYSEKITTQVEGYLCSEPSVKVRGYEIHKGISYGDMNLFKIRRKTTGETFADGVILQNVWGTYIHGVFESDSFRRWLINRHRVKRGLNPVYYTFSWEKLKNSFIDNLTETVERYLDMDKIWKIAGL comes from the coding sequence ATGGCTAAATTATTGATGATACAGGGGACATCTTCAGGTTGCGGGAAGAGCCTGATTGTTACAGCTCTATGCAGGATTGCAAAAAACAGGGGCATTAAAGTTGCACCTTTTAAAGCGCAGAATATGAGTCTGCAGAGTTTTGTTACGGAAGAAGGAGGAGAGATAGGACTTGCTCAGGCAATTCAGGCAGAGGCATCCGGGATTATCCCATCTTTTCATATGAATCCGGTTTTACTTAAACCTGCAGGTGAGCAGGGTATTCAGGTAGTTGTTCGTGGAAAGCTTTATAAGACATTGAAAGCCGATGATTTTCATAGTGAAAAGGGAAAGCTATGGGATGCTGTAAAAGAATCCCTTGATTACATGTGCAAGGAATATGAACTTTTGATTATTGAAGGTGCTGGAAGCCCTGCTGAGATAAATCTTCTTGAAAATGACATTGTAAATATGGCTGTAGCGGAATATCTTAAAGCACCTGTTATAATTGTGGGAGACATTGACAGGGGTGGAGTTTTTGCCTCACTTTATGGAACTGTAAAGCTTCTTGATAAATATGAAAGTCTAATCAAAGGTTTTATAATCAACAAATTCAGAGGTTATACTGATATTCTTTCCCCAGGAATAAAAAAACTTGAAGATATGATAAAAAAACCATGTCTTGGTGTGATTCCTTACTTAGATGAAACTGGAATATCTGATGAAGATGGAGTTTCAGTGAAGCTTTCAAACTTGTCAAACTTAAAATCAGATACAGCAGTAAAAATAGTTGTTTTAAGACTAAGACATATATCAAACTTCAGTGACTTTGATCCGTTAAGATTTGAGCCAGATGCGGAATTGATTTACTCATTGAGAAAAGAAGACCTAATTAATGCAGATATAATAATCATTCCTGGTTCAAAGAAAACTTTTGAGGATTTAAAGCTTTTAAGGGAACTGAAAATCGATGAAACGATGAAAGAACTTATAAAAAACGAAGTTGAAGTAATTGGCATATGTGGTGGATTTCAGATGCTCGGTGAAAAATTGACAGACTCTGATATGGTTGAAAGCCCTCTCAGGGAATTTGAGGGATTGGGTTTCCTACCGATTAGAACGGTTTTCTATTCCGAAAAAATAACCACTCAGGTTGAGGGTTATCTTTGTTCAGAGCCTTCAGTAAAAGTAAGAGGTTATGAAATTCATAAGGGAATAAGTTATGGAGATATGAATCTTTTTAAAATACGAAGAAAGACAACAGGTGAAACATTTGCTGATGGAGTAATCTTGCAAAATGTTTGGGGAACATACATTCATGGAGTATTTGAAAGTGACAGCTTTAGAAGATGGTTAATAAACAGACACAGAGTTAAAAGGGGATTAAATCCAGTTTATTATACTTTTTCCTGGGAGAAACTTAAAAACTCCTTTATTGATAACTTAACAGAGACCGTTGAGAGATATCTTGACATGGATAAAATATGGAAAATAGCTGGTTTATAA
- a CDS encoding diphthine--ammonia ligase, whose amino-acid sequence MAILKAFVSWSGGKDSSLACYRAMRNGIKIFCLVNMLSEQGDYSRSHGISSELIKAQAEAIGIPIVQRKTTWESYEEEFKKTLMELKKQGVEAGVFGDIDLQEHRDWVERICSETGIKAILPLWNEERERLLVDFINSGFKAIVCATNSSFLGSEWLGREIDFDFIKDLKALENIDLCGEKGEYHTFVYDGPIFKAPVRFFSGKWIQRDRNLFLEVKRC is encoded by the coding sequence ATGGCTATTTTAAAAGCCTTTGTTTCGTGGAGCGGAGGAAAAGACAGCTCATTAGCCTGCTACAGAGCAATGAGGAATGGTATAAAAATTTTTTGTCTTGTTAATATGCTTTCAGAACAGGGAGATTATTCCCGTTCTCATGGAATAAGTTCTGAATTAATCAAAGCTCAGGCAGAGGCAATTGGAATTCCGATTGTTCAAAGAAAAACAACATGGGAAAGCTATGAAGAGGAGTTTAAAAAAACGCTCATGGAGTTAAAAAAACAGGGTGTTGAGGCAGGAGTATTTGGAGATATTGATCTACAGGAGCACAGAGACTGGGTTGAAAGAATTTGTAGCGAGACCGGAATAAAAGCAATCCTGCCTTTATGGAATGAGGAAAGAGAGAGGCTTCTTGTGGATTTTATAAACTCTGGTTTTAAAGCCATAGTATGTGCAACAAACTCTTCTTTTCTTGGCAGTGAATGGCTTGGAAGAGAAATTGATTTTGATTTCATTAAAGATTTAAAAGCCTTAGAAAATATTGACCTATGCGGTGAAAAAGGAGAGTATCACACATTTGTTTATGATGGACCTATTTTTAAAGCACCTGTAAGATTTTTTTCGGGAAAGTGGATACAAAGAGATAGAAATCTATTTCTTGAGGTTAAGAGATGCTAA
- the cobS gene encoding adenosylcobinamide-GDP ribazoletransferase — MINRFLTAVSFLTVIPLKLKKVSEKDILGSVVFFPLVGFLEGVFFLVLVKGLNPMFSSAVIATVLLVFLFSIRGIFHLDGLSDTFDALFYKETGDSASDKLRRLEIMKDSTVGVAGVVAVVMNIICKFVLFKECIDIGQVMIFTFMFTFSRWSVIPLMYYSRPAKNTGLGAMFIGRISKLNFILSSVLPAFLLLYFTLKSFIFLPLIVLFLLIVIFILKNLFESKFSGVTGDNLGASIEIIEVVFIFCFLLFEKLWLNY, encoded by the coding sequence GTGATAAATAGATTTCTTACAGCGGTTTCATTTTTAACTGTTATACCTTTGAAATTAAAGAAAGTCAGCGAAAAAGATATTCTGGGCTCGGTTGTATTCTTCCCTTTGGTAGGATTTTTGGAGGGAGTATTTTTTTTGGTTCTTGTGAAAGGATTGAATCCTATGTTCTCATCTGCAGTTATTGCAACTGTTTTACTTGTATTTTTGTTTTCCATAAGAGGAATTTTTCACCTTGACGGACTTTCAGATACATTTGATGCTCTCTTTTATAAAGAAACAGGAGATAGTGCAAGCGATAAACTGAGAAGACTTGAAATAATGAAGGATAGCACTGTTGGGGTAGCAGGGGTAGTGGCTGTGGTAATGAATATTATTTGTAAATTTGTTTTGTTTAAAGAGTGTATTGATATTGGGCAAGTTATGATATTTACTTTTATGTTTACATTTTCAAGGTGGTCAGTAATTCCGTTAATGTATTACAGTAGACCTGCAAAAAATACTGGGCTTGGAGCTATGTTTATTGGCAGAATTAGCAAATTAAATTTTATTTTATCTTCAGTTTTGCCTGCATTTTTGCTTTTATACTTTACATTAAAAAGTTTTATTTTTCTGCCTTTGATTGTGCTTTTTCTCCTTATCGTTATTTTTATTTTAAAAAATCTTTTTGAAAGCAAATTCAGTGGTGTAACAGGAGACAATCTTGGAGCTTCCATTGAAATAATAGAAGTTGTTTTTATTTTTTGTTTTTTACTGTTTGAAAAGCTATGGCTAAATTATTGA
- the cobT gene encoding nicotinate-nucleotide--dimethylbenzimidazole phosphoribosyltransferase — translation MLNLEIQPVKKEFFDIAWKRLNNLTKPQGSLGKLEEIAAKLVAIYENPMPEIKKKAVLVFASDHGVTQEGVSAYPKEVTAQMVFNFLRGGAGINVLARHAGAEVVVVDVGVDYDFEKVNGLISKKVVKGTGNIAKGPALTRGDAMKCIEIGIEVVKEYHSKGYNLFATGEMGIGNTTPSSAVVSVLTNSPVEEVTGRGTGIDEETFKRKVEVIKRAIEINKPDASDPVDVLSKVGGPEIGAISGVVLCCASLRIPVVVDGFISTAGALIAYCINPAVKDYIFASHNSVEKGHKRALDFMGLKPLLDLNLRLGEGTGAALAMTIIEAGLKIYREMATFDEAGVSKSDK, via the coding sequence ATGCTAAATCTTGAAATTCAACCCGTAAAAAAAGAGTTTTTTGACATTGCATGGAAAAGGCTTAATAATCTTACAAAGCCTCAGGGAAGTCTTGGAAAACTTGAAGAAATTGCAGCAAAACTTGTGGCTATTTATGAAAACCCGATGCCTGAGATAAAGAAAAAGGCTGTGCTTGTTTTTGCCTCTGATCACGGAGTTACACAAGAGGGTGTTTCTGCCTATCCAAAAGAAGTTACTGCTCAGATGGTTTTTAATTTTTTGAGAGGTGGAGCAGGAATAAATGTTTTAGCAAGACATGCAGGAGCAGAGGTAGTGGTTGTAGATGTCGGAGTTGATTATGATTTTGAGAAAGTTAATGGATTAATATCAAAAAAGGTTGTAAAAGGCACAGGAAATATCGCAAAAGGTCCAGCACTTACCCGTGGTGATGCAATGAAATGTATAGAAATTGGCATTGAAGTTGTAAAAGAGTATCACAGCAAAGGTTATAATCTGTTCGCAACGGGAGAAATGGGAATTGGCAATACAACGCCTTCTTCTGCAGTTGTGAGTGTTCTTACAAATTCGCCAGTTGAGGAAGTTACAGGAAGAGGAACAGGTATTGATGAGGAGACTTTTAAAAGAAAAGTTGAGGTAATTAAACGAGCAATTGAGATAAATAAACCAGATGCTTCCGATCCTGTTGATGTTCTTTCAAAAGTTGGAGGTCCTGAGATTGGAGCAATATCAGGAGTTGTTCTATGCTGTGCTTCATTAAGAATACCAGTTGTAGTTGATGGATTTATCTCAACAGCAGGGGCTCTAATTGCTTACTGTATAAATCCTGCGGTAAAAGACTATATTTTTGCATCACACAACTCGGTTGAAAAAGGACATAAGAGAGCACTTGATTTTATGGGACTTAAGCCCTTGTTAGATTTGAATCTCAGACTTGGTGAGGGAACTGGTGCAGCTCTTGCAATGACAATTATTGAGGCTGGTTTAAAAATTTATAGAGAGATGGCGACTTTTGATGAAGCAGGCGTGAGTAAAAGTGATAAATAG
- the cobU gene encoding bifunctional adenosylcobinamide kinase/adenosylcobinamide-phosphate guanylyltransferase: MITFIIGGIKSGKTRFALKEGENTGNKNFYYIATAKPIDKEMKERIEKHKKERGSHWITIEEPVTLGEVLIKIPDNSSVVIDCLTTWLTNLIVEGHDHQFFVDSLIDSLKKVSQRINLFIVANEVGLGIIPESELARKFIDIAGVVNQRIMDLCDKAYFMVAGRGIRIK, encoded by the coding sequence ATGATTACATTTATTATCGGTGGGATAAAAAGCGGAAAAACAAGATTTGCACTTAAAGAAGGAGAAAATACAGGAAATAAGAATTTTTACTACATTGCAACTGCAAAACCCATTGATAAAGAGATGAAAGAACGCATTGAAAAACATAAAAAAGAGAGAGGCAGTCACTGGATTACCATAGAAGAGCCTGTAACTTTAGGTGAAGTTTTAATAAAAATTCCTGATAACTCTTCTGTAGTAATTGACTGTCTTACCACATGGCTTACAAATCTTATTGTTGAGGGACATGACCATCAATTTTTTGTTGATTCACTAATAGACTCTCTAAAAAAAGTTAGCCAGAGAATTAACCTATTCATCGTAGCAAATGAGGTGGGACTTGGGATAATTCCTGAAAGTGAGCTTGCAAGAAAATTTATTGATATTGCAGGAGTTGTTAATCAGAGGATCATGGATTTGTGCGATAAAGC
- the cbiB gene encoding adenosylcobinamide-phosphate synthase CbiB — protein sequence MENSWFIKIFYVESWIVVLAFLIDFLIGDPKKYHPVAAIGKLIEIIEKFLRNRKLTGRFGGVLLFFSVTAPIFLFSVLFVHLLSELSQSWYGQFFSSVFVAVAGSLFIALRGLVNEARKVNRLLDEGNLAQARISLKALVGRDTENLPPEKIRIAVIESLSENLSDGVIAPLFYFLIGGFPFLVLYKTVNTLDSMVGYKNERYIKFGWFSAKIDDVFNYIPARITGIFIVLSSFVLLGFSAFKKSLKIMFRDGKKHTSPNSGIPEAAMAGALGVRMGGPNYYGGVPVEKPYIGDDLKTVNSELVNLSIKIVILSSFLFLSTSIILRSIL from the coding sequence ATGGAAAATAGCTGGTTTATAAAGATATTTTATGTTGAAAGCTGGATAGTAGTTTTGGCTTTTTTAATTGATTTTTTGATTGGAGATCCTAAAAAATACCATCCTGTCGCAGCAATTGGTAAACTTATTGAAATAATTGAAAAATTTTTAAGAAACAGAAAACTCACAGGCAGATTTGGTGGAGTATTGCTTTTTTTCTCAGTAACAGCCCCGATTTTTTTATTTTCAGTTCTGTTTGTACATCTATTGAGTGAGCTAAGTCAATCATGGTATGGACAGTTTTTTTCATCTGTATTTGTTGCAGTAGCAGGCAGCCTCTTTATTGCCTTAAGAGGTCTTGTTAATGAAGCCAGGAAAGTAAATAGGCTTCTGGATGAAGGAAATCTTGCTCAGGCAAGAATTTCTCTGAAAGCTCTTGTTGGAAGGGATACTGAAAATCTTCCACCTGAAAAAATTAGAATTGCTGTGATTGAGAGTCTCTCAGAAAATCTCTCTGACGGGGTCATTGCTCCTTTATTTTACTTTTTAATTGGCGGTTTTCCATTTTTAGTCCTGTATAAAACTGTTAATACACTTGATTCAATGGTTGGCTATAAAAATGAAAGATACATCAAGTTTGGATGGTTTTCAGCGAAGATAGATGATGTTTTTAACTATATTCCTGCGAGAATAACAGGAATTTTCATAGTGTTAAGCTCATTTGTTCTGCTTGGTTTTTCAGCCTTTAAAAAATCTTTAAAAATTATGTTCAGAGACGGAAAGAAACATACCAGTCCAAACAGTGGAATACCTGAAGCTGCTATGGCTGGAGCACTTGGAGTAAGAATGGGAGGGCCCAACTACTATGGAGGAGTACCTGTTGAAAAACCATATATTGGAGATGATTTAAAAACTGTTAATTCAGAGCTTGTTAATTTGAGCATTAAAATTGTTATTCTTAGTAGCTTTTTATTTCTATCAACATCAATAATTCTGAGGAGCATTCTATGA